The DNA segment GACGACGGCGAAGTGCTGGTCATGAATGTCGAGGATGTGCCGAGCAAGGCCGACAAGACCAACGCCGACGTGCTGCTCACGCAGTTCTGATATCCCGGTCCCGGCGCCCGGCGCCGGGATCGCCCTTCCCGCGCTCAGGCGATGATGTCAGGGCAAATCTGGTCCTCGACGAAACTGATGCGGTCCTTCAGCGCCAGTTTGCGCTTCTTGAAGCGCGCGAGCTGAAGCTGGTCGTTGCCCGGCATGTCGTGCAACGCCTCGATTGCGACATCCAGATCGCGGTGCTCTTGCCTCAGACGCTCCAGAAGCGCCCTGAGCTCGCGTTCCTCGTCCGCCATTATCTGTGCCAAAACGCCCAACCCGCCGACTGACTCGCCCCCGCTACCGACGGGGCCCTCCACACAGTATTGCCGTCCTTCCGCCGGCCCGCAATACGGCCCGGCCCACGCGAACGTGCTGCAGTGCAGCACATCGTTCCGTCGACAGGCGACGCCGCAAGTGACAGACTGATGACGTTCACTTCCAGAGACAGGGAGATATCGTCCATGTCCATGCAGGCGCATGTTACGGAGTTGGAACGTCGCCATCAGGCGCTCGAAAAGGAGCTGCGGGCCGAAGTCACCCGTCCTAGCTCCGACGAGGTACGGGTCACCGACCTGAAACGACGCAAGCTCCTTCTGAAGGACGAAATTACGCGGCTGAAGGAGTCTCCGCTTCATTGAGCCGAGACTCTTGATAGCGCTGACTTTGCCGCCGGCCTCCTGGGCCGGCGGTTTGTTTTTGAGGACGACATTTCTCCATCTCGCCCTGTCGGACGACCGCGCTGCGCTCGACAAAGGTCGTAAGCATTTCCGCTTCTTGAAATCACAGGCCGGAAACGGAATTCTGGGCACAGCCAAAAAAACAATAATGTGACCCTTGGAGACGCCACGATGACCACCCCGGACCGCCCGGTTGCCACCAGTCGCTATCCCGCCATCTACGATCGTTCGATACAGGATCCGGAGGGTTTCTGGCGCGAGGCGGCCCGCGCGATCGACTGGATCGCCGAACCGAGGGAGATTTTCGATTCCTCGCTCGGCGTCTATGGGCGCTGGTTCGTCGGTGGCCTTACCAATATGTGCCACAACGCGGTTGATCGGCATGTCGATGCGGGCCGCGGCCAGCAGCCGGCGATCTATTACGACAGCCCGGTCACCGGCACGAAGCGCACCGTCACCTATTCCGAACTGCTGACCGAAGTGCGTCTGCTTGGCGGCGTGTT comes from the Ancylobacter pratisalsi genome and includes:
- a CDS encoding YdcH family protein, producing MADEERELRALLERLRQEHRDLDVAIEALHDMPGNDQLQLARFKKRKLALKDRISFVEDQICPDIIA
- a CDS encoding YdcH family protein, with translation MSMQAHVTELERRHQALEKELRAEVTRPSSDEVRVTDLKRRKLLLKDEITRLKESPLH